Proteins co-encoded in one Calorimonas adulescens genomic window:
- the aroB gene encoding 3-dehydroquinate synthase, with amino-acid sequence MKKLDLRAGYDVYIDNSFNVCLLLDKRKKYLYVIDEMVDALYSRYISGEKVIVGPGEKAKDMSTILRIYDACIEKELDRGDFIIAVGGGSTGDAAGFAASTFKRGIGFINIPTTLLAMIDSSIGGKTAIDYKGIKNQVGTFYDPFIVYMDTEFLKTLPTSEIKSSMGEVIKYAVLSRSLYEWLDNNLNDVLSMDYEVIKDMIEKCIKIKVDIVNQDKTDRGIRTHLNLGHTIGHALETHYDISHGTAVAAGIYYESLVSYRLGILQSKKLHCIIELIDRCGLKAQYHLDKELVSLMSHDKKNVGGKIGLILPEDIGRVRKVLMDEKDLYEILKVPAI; translated from the coding sequence ATGAAAAAATTGGACTTGAGGGCAGGGTATGACGTATACATTGACAATAGTTTTAATGTATGCCTGCTGCTGGATAAAAGAAAAAAATATTTGTATGTAATAGACGAAATGGTCGATGCTCTTTACAGTAGATACATTTCAGGAGAAAAAGTGATTGTAGGGCCGGGGGAGAAGGCCAAAGACATGTCTACCATACTCCGGATATATGATGCATGTATTGAAAAAGAACTGGATAGAGGAGACTTCATTATTGCTGTTGGGGGCGGTTCCACCGGAGATGCTGCAGGGTTTGCTGCCTCTACATTCAAAAGGGGTATAGGTTTTATAAATATACCTACAACACTGCTGGCAATGATTGACAGCTCAATAGGTGGTAAGACAGCAATAGACTATAAAGGGATAAAAAACCAGGTAGGGACATTTTATGACCCATTTATTGTATACATGGACACAGAATTTTTAAAAACATTGCCAACCAGTGAGATAAAATCATCCATGGGAGAGGTTATCAAGTATGCAGTACTGAGCCGTAGTCTTTATGAGTGGTTGGACAATAATCTCAATGACGTGCTGTCAATGGATTATGAGGTTATAAAGGACATGATAGAAAAGTGCATCAAAATAAAGGTTGATATAGTGAATCAGGACAAGACTGATAGAGGGATCAGGACACATTTAAACCTGGGCCATACTATAGGACATGCCTTAGAGACACACTATGATATAAGCCATGGCACTGCGGTGGCAGCTGGCATCTACTATGAGTCTTTAGTCTCATACAGGCTTGGCATATTACAAAGCAAAAAACTACACTGCATAATAGAACTCATAGACAGATGCGGGCTAAAGGCACAATACCATCTCGATAAAGAACTGGTATCATTAATGTCCCATGATAAAAAAAATGTGGGAGGGAAAATAGGTTTAATATTGCCTGAGGATATAGGTCGGGTAAGAAAGGTACTGATGGATGAAAAAGATTTATATGAGATTCTTAAGGTCCCGGCGATATAG
- a CDS encoding ABC1 kinase family protein, producing the protein MRRRFYRIIHLFLYIIWKLQLAQWKGWFKDNAYSDNLLALLKNLSKRYKDTAIDMGGLLIKLGQFFSARIDILPDEVIQELAQLQDRVPPVDYKSIKTIIENEFEKPIDEVYIYFSKETIGSASLAQVHMAKLSDGKDVAVKVLRPGIEDIISTDLKALRRVIDIMKHIKWISRDIDLDGLYMEFYQTLKNEMDYKAELSNAETIKNNLKGFTDFYIPRYYHEYCTRRVLTMEFIDGIKITDEEGLAHIGADKKKITRILIDSFFHQIIEDGFFHADPHPGNIFALKDGRVALIDFGMVGSITPKNMRNIRRMVLSIVFREVEQLVDALDEMGFIKPNADEKRLTASLEYMIDKFWSRTTLSDLDEEFLRGMAQESQQLIFEQPIQLPSDFAFLGKTFITLFGICAALDKDLDYGKLTKEFAQRIIKSEVTRLPSELIRISRKFITDIIELPNIVDSGLAMIKDGNFRVISKIPDMERLIELEKDRSTRLMFSIYTCGMGILSTYLFLSDYKAIGILGFVTTVILFIRSLT; encoded by the coding sequence ATGAGGCGTAGATTTTACCGTATTATACATCTTTTTTTATATATCATATGGAAACTGCAACTGGCTCAATGGAAAGGATGGTTTAAAGACAATGCCTACAGTGACAACCTCTTGGCCTTGTTGAAGAATCTATCCAAAAGATATAAGGATACCGCTATTGATATGGGTGGCCTGTTGATAAAGTTGGGCCAATTTTTCAGTGCACGTATAGATATACTGCCTGATGAGGTCATACAGGAACTGGCACAGCTTCAAGACAGGGTTCCACCAGTTGATTATAAATCCATAAAGACGATTATAGAAAATGAGTTTGAGAAGCCAATAGATGAGGTTTATATATATTTTTCCAAAGAAACCATAGGCTCTGCATCACTGGCGCAGGTACACATGGCAAAACTATCTGATGGAAAAGATGTAGCGGTAAAGGTATTGCGTCCCGGCATAGAAGATATTATAAGTACCGACCTCAAAGCTTTGCGCAGGGTTATTGATATAATGAAGCATATAAAATGGATATCCAGAGATATAGACTTAGACGGGCTCTACATGGAGTTTTATCAGACCTTGAAGAATGAGATGGACTATAAGGCAGAATTAAGCAATGCTGAGACAATCAAGAATAACCTCAAGGGATTTACAGATTTCTATATACCAAGATATTATCATGAATACTGCACCAGACGTGTCTTAACAATGGAATTTATTGATGGTATAAAGATTACTGATGAGGAAGGTCTGGCACATATAGGTGCTGACAAGAAAAAAATAACCAGAATTCTCATAGATTCATTTTTTCACCAAATTATAGAGGATGGTTTTTTTCATGCCGACCCACATCCTGGAAATATATTCGCTTTAAAGGATGGAAGGGTTGCACTCATAGATTTCGGCATGGTTGGCAGTATAACACCAAAAAACATGAGGAATATACGCAGAATGGTCCTGTCCATCGTGTTCCGTGAGGTTGAGCAGCTCGTCGATGCCTTGGATGAAATGGGCTTCATAAAGCCCAATGCAGATGAAAAGAGGCTTACAGCTTCACTGGAATACATGATTGACAAGTTCTGGTCCAGGACCACCCTCTCAGATTTGGATGAGGAATTTCTCCGTGGCATGGCTCAGGAGAGCCAGCAACTTATCTTTGAGCAGCCGATACAGTTGCCATCAGACTTTGCATTCCTTGGAAAGACATTCATAACCCTGTTTGGCATATGTGCAGCTCTCGACAAGGACTTAGATTATGGCAAGCTTACCAAAGAGTTTGCCCAAAGGATAATAAAGAGCGAGGTCACACGCCTGCCTAGTGAATTGATCCGCATAAGCAGGAAATTTATTACAGACATTATAGAACTGCCAAACATCGTAGATAGCGGTCTCGCCATGATAAAAGATGGGAATTTCCGTGTAATTTCAAAGATACCCGATATGGAAAGACTCATAGAGTTAGAAAAAGATAGGTCAACCAGACTCATGTTTTCCATATACACCTGTGGTATGGGCATACTGTCAACCTATCTTTTCCTCTCTGATTATAAGGCAATAGGTATTTTAGGATTTGTCACTACTGTGATATTATTTATTCGGTCATTAACATAA
- a CDS encoding cell division protein FtsA, producing MSTEIFSLDIGTRTVKAVVAEIDNKKLCVKASAVREHRSRSMFDGQVHDIEMVSEVVKEVKHDLEKSIGYELSSAAIAAAGRSLITIKTRIDMDIDDDTEIDKEFVNTLELNCIKKAENEVKHATGNQDLYCVGYSTIAYYLNDSFITNLAGHRGKKAGVEVIATFLPKMVVDSLFTVVEKSGLGVSFITLEPIAAINMAIPSELRLLNLGLVDIGAGTSDIAITKDGSVFAYGMVPMAGDEVTEAIEKHYLIDFNTAENIKLSLGSRKSVSFKDILGNKIKVSRDEVYEVIKPVISNLAHEIAKVIIEYNKKAPSALFLVGGSSQLPFIKELLADELKMPSQRITVKKRTDLSNVIFDGKILSGPDAITPLGIAITAATGLRHNFLRITVNDRDIKLLNTKIFKVKDAVIEAGIGPEELFGARPKGLQFYFNDELIILRGEPARPGQIILNGNPASLESVIGDGDEINIIPARPGKEPVITVGEFANMKNLPRDGKILINGAEVPLDRIIREGDRIIYKPKEEDSIKVIINGQTVKIPGDKGLIFVDIFKYYPFDLNNPKGNKIVLKLNRMDASYTDAIRDGDNIEIYWE from the coding sequence ATGAGTACAGAGATCTTCTCTCTTGATATAGGTACCAGGACCGTCAAGGCTGTTGTTGCTGAAATAGATAATAAAAAACTATGCGTCAAGGCATCTGCAGTAAGGGAACACAGGAGCAGAAGCATGTTTGATGGCCAGGTGCATGATATAGAAATGGTATCTGAAGTGGTAAAAGAGGTAAAACATGACCTTGAAAAGTCCATCGGCTATGAGCTGAGTAGTGCAGCCATAGCTGCTGCCGGGCGTTCCCTCATAACCATCAAGACACGCATAGACATGGACATAGATGATGATACGGAAATTGATAAGGAGTTTGTAAATACTCTGGAACTGAACTGCATCAAAAAAGCAGAGAATGAGGTTAAACATGCCACTGGAAATCAGGATTTGTACTGTGTTGGCTACAGCACAATTGCTTACTACCTGAATGACAGCTTTATCACCAATCTTGCAGGGCACAGGGGTAAAAAGGCAGGTGTAGAGGTTATAGCCACATTTTTACCCAAGATGGTGGTGGACAGTCTATTTACTGTAGTGGAAAAATCAGGCCTTGGAGTAAGCTTTATCACCTTAGAGCCAATAGCAGCCATTAATATGGCCATACCATCTGAGCTCAGGCTTTTAAACCTGGGCCTTGTAGACATTGGAGCAGGGACATCGGACATTGCGATAACTAAGGATGGCAGTGTATTTGCATATGGAATGGTCCCCATGGCAGGAGATGAGGTCACAGAGGCTATTGAAAAACACTATCTTATTGATTTTAATACTGCTGAAAATATTAAACTCAGCCTGGGCAGCAGGAAGTCTGTAAGTTTTAAGGATATCCTTGGCAATAAAATAAAGGTAAGCAGAGATGAAGTATATGAGGTAATAAAGCCTGTAATCAGTAACCTTGCACACGAGATTGCCAAGGTAATAATTGAGTACAACAAGAAGGCACCCTCTGCCCTGTTCTTGGTTGGTGGAAGCAGCCAGCTGCCGTTTATAAAAGAACTGCTGGCAGATGAGCTCAAGATGCCTTCCCAGAGAATAACCGTCAAAAAGAGGACTGACCTTTCCAATGTCATATTTGATGGAAAAATACTGTCCGGACCTGATGCCATAACTCCTCTTGGTATAGCCATAACAGCGGCAACAGGTCTAAGACATAATTTCCTGAGGATTACAGTGAATGACAGAGATATTAAATTGCTAAATACAAAGATTTTTAAGGTGAAGGATGCTGTAATAGAGGCAGGTATAGGGCCTGAAGAGCTCTTTGGTGCACGCCCTAAGGGACTACAATTTTATTTCAATGATGAGCTTATTATTTTGCGTGGTGAGCCGGCCAGGCCAGGCCAGATAATACTTAACGGAAATCCCGCCTCACTGGAAAGTGTAATAGGCGACGGTGATGAAATAAATATAATACCGGCCAGGCCAGGCAAAGAACCTGTGATTACCGTAGGTGAATTTGCCAACATGAAAAATCTCCCCAGAGATGGGAAGATTTTAATTAACGGTGCTGAAGTCCCTCTTGATAGAATTATACGGGAGGGTGACCGCATCATATACAAACCTAAAGAAGAAGATAGCATAAAAGTAATCATAAACGGTCAAACCGTAAAGATCCCGGGAGATAAAGGACTGATATTTGTCGATATATTCAAGTACTATCCTTTTGACCTGAACAACCCTAAGGGCAATAAAATTGTACTGAAGCTTAACAGGATGGATGCAAGCTACACCGACGCCATAAGGGATGGAGATAATATTGAAATATACTGGGAATGA
- a CDS encoding SDH family Clp fold serine proteinase — translation MAPAADEIIMDENAVLGPVDPQIGNYPAASILKVLELKDKRYIDDETLILADMANKAKAQVMDCVYEILRANNMEEDRALEIAKILTEGRWPHDYPITCKDLKNMGLNVNHNMPLEVYQLMELYP, via the coding sequence ATTGCCCCTGCAGCAGATGAGATAATTATGGACGAAAATGCAGTGCTGGGGCCTGTAGACCCGCAGATTGGCAATTATCCTGCGGCATCGATATTGAAGGTACTGGAGCTAAAAGATAAAAGGTATATTGACGATGAAACTCTCATATTGGCAGATATGGCCAACAAGGCGAAAGCACAGGTGATGGATTGTGTCTATGAGATACTCAGAGCTAACAATATGGAAGAAGATAGAGCATTGGAAATTGCAAAGATATTGACTGAGGGCAGATGGCCCCACGACTATCCGATAACCTGTAAAGATTTAAAGAACATGGGTTTAAACGTAAATCACAACATGCCTTTAGAGGTTTATCAACTTATGGAACTCTACCCATAG
- the larA gene encoding nickel-dependent lactate racemase → MTVINLKYSDGLTELNIPDKNLVGILNPEDMEGVRDPLREVRNALDNPIGSVPLKELARGTKNVVILASDITRPSPSHILIPPVLDELNEAGVSDEKITIVFGLGYHRKHTEDEKKRLVGEEVHNRVRCIDHDINDCVYMGTTSRGTPVEVFRPVAEADLIIGTANLEFHYKAGYSGGNKSLLPGVCSKKTIETNHVMMIKPGTMPGRADGNPMREDIEEAGKIAGVSFIVNAVLNSHKEIVKVVAGDPVKAHREGTKYIDRMYKREIEEKVDIIIASCGGYPKDINLYQAQKGLENASYAVKDGGSVILIAECREGLGENTFAEWMLKAKTPHEPVEWIQKEFRLGAHKAAVICMVLERVKVYLISSMDDKLVKDIFFIPARSAQEALDRALAEYGENAKVLVLPYANSTLPYTE, encoded by the coding sequence GTGACTGTCATAAACCTGAAATATAGTGATGGTCTCACTGAGTTAAACATACCGGATAAAAATCTGGTTGGCATTTTAAATCCTGAGGACATGGAAGGGGTTAGAGACCCACTGAGAGAGGTGAGAAATGCCCTTGATAATCCTATTGGCTCGGTGCCCTTAAAAGAACTTGCAAGAGGCACGAAGAATGTAGTAATACTTGCCAGTGACATCACAAGGCCGTCCCCATCCCATATACTGATACCACCTGTGCTGGATGAGCTGAATGAGGCAGGTGTGAGTGATGAGAAGATAACCATAGTATTTGGACTTGGATATCATAGGAAGCACACTGAGGATGAAAAGAAAAGGCTTGTTGGAGAAGAGGTACATAACCGGGTCAGATGCATAGACCATGATATAAATGACTGCGTTTATATGGGTACAACATCCAGGGGGACCCCCGTGGAGGTATTTAGACCCGTAGCTGAGGCTGACCTTATAATAGGTACAGCCAATCTGGAGTTTCACTATAAGGCAGGATACAGCGGAGGAAATAAATCACTACTCCCCGGTGTGTGCAGCAAGAAAACAATAGAGACCAACCATGTCATGATGATAAAGCCAGGTACAATGCCAGGTAGAGCAGATGGCAATCCCATGAGGGAGGATATAGAAGAGGCGGGTAAAATAGCAGGTGTATCTTTTATAGTAAATGCTGTTTTAAACAGTCATAAAGAGATTGTAAAGGTAGTAGCTGGTGATCCCGTAAAGGCCCATAGAGAAGGGACAAAATACATTGACAGGATGTACAAGAGAGAAATAGAAGAAAAAGTAGATATAATCATAGCATCCTGTGGTGGTTATCCCAAAGATATAAACCTCTATCAGGCGCAAAAGGGACTGGAGAATGCCAGCTATGCTGTAAAAGATGGTGGAAGTGTAATCCTGATTGCGGAGTGCAGAGAGGGTTTGGGAGAAAATACATTTGCTGAATGGATGTTAAAGGCTAAGACACCCCATGAACCTGTGGAATGGATACAGAAAGAATTTAGGCTTGGCGCGCACAAGGCCGCCGTGATATGTATGGTGCTGGAGAGGGTAAAGGTATACCTTATATCATCTATGGATGACAAACTGGTAAAAGACATATTCTTTATACCTGCCAGATCAGCACAGGAAGCATTGGACAGAGCACTGGCAGAGTATGGAGAAAATGCTAAGGTACTGGTTTTACCTTATGCTAATTCCACTCTACCGTATACTGAGTAG
- a CDS encoding 2-oxoacid:acceptor oxidoreductase subunit alpha: protein MEYNILIGGEAGQGMDTIGNLLEKTLKRCGFYVFTYKDYMSRIRGGHNFNQVRFSDKPLYTHSPDLDIIFALNEETINLHNSRLKQDGIIICDNDIAKVKEVMHLPLVETSKKVQDMRVYTTAGLGAILKIFGLPLDIAEGVIRDEFSGKIAETNIQAVRAGYEMIGVRHKLETREDKNIIINGNQAVAMGAIAAGCKFYCGYPMTPSSGVLTFMASKSDEMGIMVQQVEDEVAALNMALGASYAGVRAMTGSSGGGFALMVEALSLAGMIETPVVVIDVQRPAPATGFPTRTEQADLRFLIHAGHGEFPRMVIALRDPEDAFYQTARAFNIAEKYQIPVLLMSDEYLSDYTVTIKPYDFGKVKIERYISGPEAVEGEEYKRFKITESGVSPRILPGKVEGQVVLVDSDEHDEWGHITESAEMRVAMVDKRMRKLEGLRQEIEEPWFIGKENPENLIVCWGSTYGAVREAVERLNGEGVSIGALVYGDIWPLPTKRLMELYPKVQKLIDIEQNATGQLDSLIKEKALIRCSHKILKYDGRAFSGVEIYNRLKEEVL, encoded by the coding sequence ATGGAATACAATATCCTTATAGGTGGTGAAGCCGGCCAGGGCATGGATACCATAGGTAACCTCCTGGAGAAGACGTTAAAGCGGTGCGGCTTTTATGTATTTACATATAAGGACTATATGTCCAGGATAAGGGGTGGACACAACTTTAATCAAGTAAGATTTTCAGATAAGCCTTTATATACGCATAGTCCAGATCTGGATATCATATTTGCTTTAAATGAGGAGACTATCAACCTGCATAATTCGAGATTAAAGCAGGATGGTATCATAATATGCGACAACGACATAGCAAAGGTAAAAGAAGTTATGCATCTTCCTTTAGTAGAAACATCGAAGAAGGTTCAGGACATGCGCGTCTATACAACGGCTGGTCTGGGAGCTATTCTTAAGATATTTGGGTTGCCGCTTGATATTGCCGAAGGAGTAATTAGGGATGAGTTTTCAGGGAAGATTGCAGAAACCAACATTCAGGCAGTAAGAGCAGGATACGAAATGATAGGGGTAAGACATAAACTGGAAACAAGGGAGGATAAAAATATCATAATTAATGGAAACCAGGCAGTAGCCATGGGTGCAATTGCTGCGGGGTGCAAATTTTATTGCGGTTATCCTATGACCCCATCCTCAGGGGTGCTGACGTTTATGGCTTCAAAGTCAGATGAGATGGGCATAATGGTCCAGCAGGTGGAGGATGAGGTGGCTGCATTAAATATGGCACTTGGTGCCTCATATGCCGGTGTGAGGGCAATGACCGGGTCATCTGGCGGTGGGTTTGCTCTAATGGTTGAGGCACTCAGCTTGGCCGGGATGATAGAAACTCCGGTGGTGGTTATAGATGTTCAAAGGCCGGCTCCTGCTACAGGCTTTCCTACAAGGACAGAACAGGCTGACCTGAGATTTTTGATTCACGCAGGCCATGGTGAGTTTCCAAGGATGGTCATTGCATTAAGAGACCCTGAGGATGCATTTTATCAGACAGCGAGAGCCTTTAATATTGCCGAAAAGTATCAAATACCTGTTTTATTAATGAGTGATGAATATCTTTCTGATTATACGGTTACTATCAAGCCTTATGATTTTGGTAAGGTAAAGATTGAAAGATATATATCAGGTCCAGAAGCTGTGGAAGGAGAGGAGTATAAACGGTTTAAGATAACTGAGAGCGGTGTATCTCCAAGAATACTGCCTGGGAAGGTAGAGGGGCAGGTAGTCTTGGTAGACAGTGATGAGCATGACGAATGGGGGCATATAACAGAGAGCGCCGAGATGAGGGTGGCCATGGTAGATAAGAGGATGAGAAAACTGGAGGGATTAAGGCAGGAGATAGAAGAACCATGGTTTATAGGCAAGGAAAACCCAGAGAACCTTATTGTATGCTGGGGTTCAACCTATGGTGCGGTGAGAGAAGCTGTAGAGAGACTGAATGGTGAAGGTGTATCAATTGGGGCATTGGTTTATGGTGATATATGGCCTTTGCCTACAAAGAGACTGATGGAACTCTATCCAAAGGTGCAGAAGTTGATAGATATTGAACAGAATGCTACAGGTCAGCTGGACAGCCTTATAAAGGAGAAAGCCCTCATAAGGTGCAGCCACAAAATTTTGAAGTATGACGGCCGTGCCTTCAGTGGGGTCGAGATTTATAACAGGTTAAAGGAGGAAGTGCTATGA
- a CDS encoding NAD(P)-dependent malic enzyme, with protein sequence MDLREEALKLHKENRGKIEVISKVPVENSKDLSLTYTPGVAEPCKDIHKDPDLAYEYTAKGHMVAVVTDGSAVLGLGNIGGLAGMPVMEGKCVLFKTFGGVDAFPICLATQDVDEIVATVKNISPTFGGINLEDISAPRCFEVERRLKQELSIPVFHDDQHGTAVVILAAMMNALKVVGKEMKDVTVVISGAGAAGVATARLLLNSGVRDVIICDRKGTIYQGREGNDWSKKEIAALTNKAGIKGSLADAMKGADVFIGVSGPEIATRDMVATMNRDAIVLAMANPVPEIWPDEAKAGGAKVVGTGRSDFPNQVNNVLAFPGIFRGALEVKAREINEEMKIAAANAIAELVGENLSSENILPKAFDKRVGAHVAASVAKAAMDSGVAGMTIDADALEEKMLSL encoded by the coding sequence ATGGATTTGAGAGAAGAGGCATTAAAACTACATAAAGAAAACAGGGGGAAAATTGAGGTTATCAGCAAGGTGCCGGTAGAGAACTCTAAGGATTTAAGCCTGACCTACACTCCCGGTGTAGCTGAACCATGCAAGGATATACATAAAGACCCCGATCTTGCATATGAATATACAGCAAAGGGGCATATGGTGGCTGTAGTAACAGATGGTTCTGCTGTCTTAGGGCTTGGAAATATTGGCGGCCTGGCCGGCATGCCTGTAATGGAGGGGAAATGCGTACTTTTTAAGACCTTCGGTGGGGTAGATGCATTTCCCATATGCTTAGCCACACAGGATGTAGATGAGATTGTGGCTACTGTAAAGAACATATCACCTACCTTTGGCGGCATAAACTTAGAGGATATATCTGCCCCCAGGTGTTTTGAGGTAGAAAGGAGATTAAAACAGGAGCTTAGTATACCTGTATTTCATGATGACCAGCATGGCACTGCTGTGGTAATCTTAGCTGCAATGATGAACGCACTAAAAGTGGTTGGCAAAGAGATGAAGGATGTCACTGTGGTCATAAGCGGTGCCGGAGCTGCTGGTGTTGCTACCGCCAGACTTCTTTTGAACTCTGGAGTAAGGGATGTAATAATATGTGATAGGAAAGGTACAATATACCAGGGCAGAGAAGGGAACGACTGGAGTAAGAAAGAGATAGCAGCTCTTACAAATAAGGCTGGAATAAAAGGAAGCTTAGCTGATGCTATGAAAGGCGCTGATGTGTTTATAGGTGTCTCAGGTCCTGAGATTGCTACGAGAGACATGGTAGCCACAATGAACAGGGATGCTATAGTACTTGCCATGGCAAATCCTGTACCGGAGATATGGCCTGATGAGGCAAAAGCAGGAGGTGCAAAAGTCGTCGGCACAGGAAGGTCTGACTTTCCAAATCAGGTGAATAATGTCCTGGCGTTTCCGGGCATATTCAGGGGTGCCCTTGAGGTGAAGGCAAGGGAGATAAATGAGGAGATGAAGATCGCAGCGGCCAATGCTATAGCAGAACTGGTAGGCGAAAATTTGAGCAGCGAAAATATCCTTCCAAAGGCTTTTGATAAGAGGGTAGGTGCCCATGTGGCAGCCAGCGTGGCTAAAGCTGCAATGGATTCTGGAGTGGCAGGGATGACAATAGATGCAGATGCTTTGGAGGAGAAAATGCTGAGTCTATGA
- a CDS encoding 2-oxoacid:ferredoxin oxidoreductase subunit beta, which yields MTKYEYKLYDKPAWCPGCGNYMIRTALKQALEELGLEPHQVVISSGIGQAAKMPHYIKVNGFNGLHGRALPPAIGIKLANKDLKVIVESGDGDSYGEGGNHFIHTIRYNIDIAHFVHDNQIYGLTKGQASPTTAMGQHTTLQFDGVKAEPLNPVALALTMGAGFVARGFSGDIPHLVNLMKEAIMYKGYALVDIFQPCVVWNKVNTFAWYKQRVYHLPDDYDYTNRKEAMKKAMEFGDKIPIGILYKVEKEPYEDRFDFIKNGPPLVDRELNPKDAEKLLRDFV from the coding sequence ATGACAAAGTATGAATATAAGCTGTATGATAAACCTGCATGGTGTCCGGGATGCGGTAACTATATGATAAGGACTGCTTTGAAGCAGGCTCTGGAAGAGCTTGGTTTGGAACCTCATCAGGTGGTGATCTCCTCCGGTATAGGCCAGGCCGCCAAAATGCCTCACTATATCAAGGTGAACGGTTTTAACGGCCTTCACGGAAGAGCTTTGCCTCCTGCGATTGGCATAAAGCTGGCCAATAAGGACCTCAAGGTTATAGTAGAGTCTGGTGATGGCGACTCATATGGAGAGGGTGGAAACCACTTCATCCATACCATAAGGTATAATATTGATATAGCCCATTTTGTTCATGACAACCAGATATACGGCCTTACAAAGGGCCAGGCCTCTCCGACTACTGCCATGGGTCAGCATACCACCCTGCAGTTTGACGGTGTCAAGGCAGAACCCTTAAATCCTGTAGCATTGGCTCTTACCATGGGTGCTGGATTTGTGGCAAGGGGATTTTCAGGCGACATACCCCATTTGGTAAACCTTATGAAAGAGGCCATCATGTATAAAGGCTATGCCCTGGTGGATATATTCCAGCCATGTGTTGTATGGAACAAGGTCAATACCTTTGCATGGTACAAACAGAGGGTTTATCACTTGCCTGACGACTATGACTATACCAATAGAAAGGAAGCCATGAAAAAGGCTATGGAGTTTGGAGATAAAATACCAATAGGAATCCTCTACAAGGTTGAGAAAGAACCCTATGAGGATAGGTTTGACTTTATAAAGAACGGGCCGCCGCTGGTGGACAGAGAACTGAATCCCAAGGATGCAGAAAAACTCTTGAGAGATTTTGTATAG